Proteins encoded in a region of the Scyliorhinus torazame isolate Kashiwa2021f chromosome 1, sScyTor2.1, whole genome shotgun sequence genome:
- the LOC140426392 gene encoding calmodulin-1 isoform X2, translated as MADQLTEEQIAEFKEAFSLFDKDGDGTITTKELGTVMRSLGQNPTEAELQDMINEVDADGNGTIDFPEFLTMMARKMKDTDSEEEIREAFRVFDKDGNGYISAAELRHVMTNLGEKLTDEEVDEMIREADIDGDGQVNYEEFVQMMTAK; from the exons ATG GCTGATCAACTAACAGAGGAGCAAATTGCTG AATTCAAAGAGGCCTTTTCACTCTTTGACAAAGATGGAGATGGTACCATAACAACAAAAGAACTTGGGACAGTTATGAGATCACTAGGACAGAACCCAACTGAGGCAGAACTACAGGATATGATCAATGAGGTTGATGCTGATG GAAATGGAACAATTGACTTTCCAGAATTCCTGACAATGATGGCAAGAAAAATGAAAGATACAGATAGTGAGGAAGAAATCAGAGAAGCATTCAGAGTGTTTGATAAG GATGGTAATGGTTACATTAGTGCTGCAGAACTTCGTCATGTAATGACAAACCTTGGAGAAAAATTGACAGATGAAGAAGTTGATGAAATGATCAGAGAAGCAGATATTGATGGTGATGGTCAAGTGAACTATGAAG
- the LOC140426392 gene encoding calmodulin-1 isoform X1 encodes MFWLFDKSRGSLHLVVSKFVSARVNVAGEADQLTEEQIAEFKEAFSLFDKDGDGTITTKELGTVMRSLGQNPTEAELQDMINEVDADGNGTIDFPEFLTMMARKMKDTDSEEEIREAFRVFDKDGNGYISAAELRHVMTNLGEKLTDEEVDEMIREADIDGDGQVNYEEFVQMMTAK; translated from the exons ATGTTTTGGCTGTTTGATAAAAGTAGGGGATCCTTGCACTTGGTCGTCTCGAAATTTGTCTCAGCCAGAGTCAATGTTGCTGGCGAG GCTGATCAACTAACAGAGGAGCAAATTGCTG AATTCAAAGAGGCCTTTTCACTCTTTGACAAAGATGGAGATGGTACCATAACAACAAAAGAACTTGGGACAGTTATGAGATCACTAGGACAGAACCCAACTGAGGCAGAACTACAGGATATGATCAATGAGGTTGATGCTGATG GAAATGGAACAATTGACTTTCCAGAATTCCTGACAATGATGGCAAGAAAAATGAAAGATACAGATAGTGAGGAAGAAATCAGAGAAGCATTCAGAGTGTTTGATAAG GATGGTAATGGTTACATTAGTGCTGCAGAACTTCGTCATGTAATGACAAACCTTGGAGAAAAATTGACAGATGAAGAAGTTGATGAAATGATCAGAGAAGCAGATATTGATGGTGATGGTCAAGTGAACTATGAAG